A segment of the Streptomyces sp. NBC_00376 genome:
TCATCGAGCTCTTCACGCCCTGCTCGCAGAGCGGGGTCGCCGTCGCCGTGACCGACGCCGAGGGCAAGCTCATCGGCGTCGTCCCGCGCGCCCGGCTGCTCGCCGTCCTCGGTGAGCCGATGACCCCCGCCGAGGCCCCGAAGGACGTCCGGACCAGCACGACCCTCACGAAGAAGGTGGCCAGTGTTTAGGCTTCCTCTCGGTGACTGGGTCGACTCCGCCGTCGACTGGCTCCAGACCCATCTCGCCTGGCTGTTCGACGCGATCAGCTCCATAGTCAGCAACATGTTCGACGGCATAGCCGCCGTTCTCTCCGCCCCCGCCCCGCTGCTCTTCGCGGGCATCGTCGCGGTCATCGCCTGGTGGCTGCGCGGTCTGCTCGCCGGTGTGCTCGCCTTCGTGGGCTTCGCCGTCATCGACTCCGTCGAGCTGTGGGACGAGGCGATGGACACCCTCACCCTGGTGCTCGTCGCCACCATCATCGCGCTGGTGCTGGCCGTACCGCTGGGCATCTGGGCGTCCCGCTCCAAGACCGTCAGCGCGGTGACCCGGCCGGTCCTGGACTTCATGCAGACCATGCCCGCCATGGTCTATCTGATCCCCGGCGTCATCTTCTTCGGCGTCGGCGTGGTGCCCGGCATCATCGCCACCATCATCTTCTCGCTGCCCCCGGGCGTCCGGATGACCGAGCTCGGCATCCGCCAGGTCGACGGCGAACTCGTCGAGGCGGCCGAGGCCTTCGGTACCACCAAGCGCAACACCCTGCTGCGGGTCCAGCTGCCGCTCGCCCTGCCCACGATCATGGCGGGCATCAACCAGGTCATCATGCTGGGCCTGTCCATGGTGGTCATCGCCGGCATGGTCGGCGGCGGCGGCCTCGGCGGCGCCGTCTACCGCGCCATCGGCAACGTGGACGTCGGCCTCGGCTTCGAGGCGGGCATCTCCATCGTCATCGTGGCGATGTACCTGGACCGGATGACCGGCGCGCTCGGCCGCGAGGTCTCCCCGCTCGCCCGCCGCGCGCTCGCCAAGGCGCAGGCGATGGCCGGCGGCTTCAAGATCTGGAACCACCGCCCGCAGCCCGTCGTCGCGATCTCCGGCGTCGTCGTCCTCGCGCTCGTCGCGGGCGCCCTGGGCATCTTCGGCTCCTCCGGCCCGGACGATGCCAAGAACACCGCCGAGGGTTCGGACATCGGCGCGGGCAAGAAGATCAGCATGGGTTACATCCCGTGGGACGAGGGCATCGCCTCCACCTTCCTCTGGAAGGAGATGCTGGAACGGCGCGGCTTCGAGGTCGACGTCAAGCAGTACGAGGCCGGCGCGCTCTACACCGGTATGGCCAACGGCCAGATCGACTTCGAGACCGACTCCTGGCTCCCGGTCACCCACGCCAGCTACTGGAAGAAGTACCAGGACCGCCTGGAGGACATGGGCTCCTGGTACGGCCCCACCTCGCTGGAGCTGGCCGTCCCCTCGTACATGAAGGACGTCGAGTCCCTCGCCGACCTCAAGGGCAAGGGCTCGCAGTTCAAGGACCGGATCGTCGGCATCGAGCCGAGCGCCGGTGAGATGGGCCTGCTCAAGGACAAGATCCTGCCGGGCTACGGCCTGGACAAGGAGTACAAGGTCGTCGACGGGTCCACGCCGTCGATGCTGGCCGAGCTGAAGCGCGCGTACGCCAAGAAGGAACCGATCGTCGTTCCGCTCTGGTCGCCGCACTGGGCCTACAACCAGTTCGAGCTCACCAAGCTCAAGGACCCCAAGAACCTCTGGGGCAAGGGCGACGGCATCCACACCCTGGCCCGCAAGGGCTTCTCCGCCGACAACCCCGAGGTCGGCAGCTGGCTCAAGAACTTCAAGATGACCGAGGGCCAGCTCACCAGCCTCGAGGCGCAGATCCAGAAGTCCGGCGCCGGCAAGGAGCAGGAGGCGGTCCGCACCTGGCTGAAGGCCAACCCGGGCGTCGCCGACAAGTGGACCCCGGTCGCCAAGGCCGCCCCGGCCAAGGGTGCGAACGGCAAGGACGAGCGCGACCGCCCCGTCGAGATGGCCTGGTTCCCCTGGGAGGAGGACATCGCCGCCACGTACCTGTGGAAGGCCGTCCTGGAGGAGCGCGGCTACAAGATCAACCTCAAGCAGTTCGAGGTCGGCCCGATGTACACCGCGATGTCGCGCGGCCAGATCGACGTGCAGTTCGACGGCTGGCTGCCGTACACCCAGAAGAACTACTGGGAGAAGTACGGCACGCAGCTGAGCGACCTCGGTTCGTGGTACGGCCCGACGTCCATCGAGGTCGCGGTGCCCTCCTACGTGAAGGACGTCAAGTCCCTCGCCGATCTCAAGGGCAAGGGCTCGCAGTTCAAGGGCCGGATCGTCGGCATCGAGCCGGGCACCGCCACGATGGAGAACCTCAAGACGAACGTGCTGCCGGCCTACGGCCTGGACAAGGAGTACAAGGTCGTCGACTCCTCGACGCCCGGCATGCTCGCCGAGCTGAAGCGCGCGTACGCCAAGAAGGAGCCCATCGCGGTGCTGCTCTGGACCCCGCACTGGGCGTACAGCGAGTACGGCATGACCAAGCTGAAGGACCCCGAGAAGGCCTTCGGCGACGGTGACCGGCTGCACACCATCGCGTCCAAGGAGTTCCCGAAGAACTACCCGCAGCTGACGAAGTGGTTCAAGGACTTCAAGCTGAGCGAGGACCAGCTCGCCGGTCTGGAGAACCAGATCCAGAAGCACGGCGCGGGGCACGAGGAAGAGGCCGTGAAGGTCTGGATGGGGAAGAACCCGGGCATCGCGGACAAGATGGCTCCGCAGTAGGGCTTCCCGAGGACTTCCCGCAGGTTCCGAAGGACCGGAAAGGGTGGGCACCGCCGTCGGCGGGCCCGCCCTTTCGGGGTTTTCGGACCTTCGTCATCCGGCCGACCTTGCGCAACCGTGTGCGTAATGTGCTGGCAGCCGGAAGGATGGCGAGTCGGGAGGGAGCAGGACATGGACGAGAAGGAAGCACTCCGCGTGGGCGCCGCGGTCCGCCGAAGGCGCAGAACCCTGGGGCTCACGCTGGCCGCGGTCGCCGACCGCAGTGGTCTGTCCGTGCCGTTCCTCAGCCAGATCGAGAACGAGCGGGCCCGGCCCAGCGCCCGGTCCCTGGACCGGGTCGCCGAAGCCCTGGAGACCACCACGGCACGACTGCGCGCCGCCGCGGACTCGGCACGCGCCGTCGATGTCGTACGGGCGGCCGAGCACGACGGCGTACGCAGGGTGGTGCGCGGACGCCACCAGCTCAGCGCCCTGGAGTTCACCGGGGAGATCGACCTCGCGCGCGAGTTCCAGCACCGCAACGACGAGGTGATGTACGTGGTGCGGGGCGCCGCCGAGGTGGAGGCCGAGGGGCAGGCGTACCGGCTGGAGCAGGGTGACACCCTCTTCCTGTCCGGCGGGGTGCGGCACCGCTGGCGGGCCACCGTGCCCGGCACGAGACTGCTGGTCGTCGCGGTCGCCGAGCACATCGACGCCACCTACGACCCGCGCCGCTGAGAGGGGACCGTCGTGCGCGTCGTCTCCCTGGTCCCCTCGCTCACCGAGGCCGTCGCCGTCACGGCGCCCGGCCTGCTGGTCGGCGCCACCGACTGGTGCACCCACCCGGCCGGGCTGGCCGCGGCCCGGATCGGCGGCACCAAGAATCCCGATGTTCCGGCCGTTCTCGCGCTCGGGCCCGATCTGGTCGTCGCCAACGAGGAGGAGAACCGCGAGCCCGACCTCGCGGCGCTCCGGGCCGCCGGGACCGAGGTGCTCGTCACGGAGATCCGCACCCTCGACCAGGCCTTCGAGGAACTGGACCGGGTCCTGGTCACCGCCTGCGGTCTGGCCAGGCCGCGCTGGCTGGACGAGGCCGAGGCGGCCTGGGCCGCCCTGCCGCCGCCCCGTGCGCCCCGCCGCGCGATCATCCCGATCTGGCGCAGGCCCTGGATGGTGCTGGGCCGTGACACCTTCGCCGGAGACCTGCTGGCCCGGCTCGGCGTCGAGAACGTGTACGCCGGCCACGCCGAGCGCTACCCCCGCATCCCGCTCGACGTGCTCGGTGCGGTGGGCGCCGATCTGGTGGTCCTGCCCGACGAGCCGTACCGCTTCACCGCCGACGACGGGCCCGAGGCCTTCCCCGCACTGCCCGCCGCACTCGTCGACGGGCGGTACCTCACGTGGTACGGGCCTTCACTGGTGCGGGCGCCTGCGGTGCTGCGAGCAGCGCTCCGCTGAACAGCCCGCGCAGCGTCCGCACCCCGGCCACCGCCCAGGCCGTCACCAGCAGCACGTACAGCGCGACGGCCAGCCAGGTGTACGCGGTGAGCCCGGTGTGCCGGGCCAGACCGGCGGCGCCGGTGACACACGTACCGATGGGGAAGGTGAAGCCCCACCACGTCATGCCGAAGGTCATGCCGTTGCGCGCCGCCCGCACCACCATCGCGACGGCCAGCGCCAGCCACAGCAGCGCGAATCCCATCACCGGCACCCCGTACAGCACGGCGAACACTTCGAGCCCCGAGGCGTACGGTTCCCCGATCGCACCCCGTGCCACATCGGCGAGCTGATTGACCGCGGTCGTCGACTGGCCCAGCGGGCCGAGGACCAGGAACAGCGTGGGGGTCAGCGCGAGCGGCAGCGGCCCCTGGTGGACGAGCCGGGCGAAGATCAGCGGCAGCATCACCAGCGTGGCCAGCAGACTCAGACCGAACATCGCGTAGCAGGCCAGCAGCATCGCCTCCTGCCACTGCCCGGCCGGCAGCTCCGGCACGAGCAGCGGACCGAGAGCCGCGGAGACCATCGGCGCCACCACCGGAAGCAGCCACACCGGTGACGCGTTGCCGGGCTCGATCCGGTGGCGTACGACCATCAGATACGGGATCGCGACCGCGGCGGCCAGCCCGATCAGCGTGCCCGCCGAGTAGAGCACCACGTCCAGGGCGAGCGCCGCCCGGTGCCCGATCAGATCCTGGCCGACCACCATCGTCGAACCGCCGACCGCGAGCAGGGCCATCGACAGACAGCCGTAGAACGGGGCGACGGCCGGGTCGAGCAGATGGTTGCGGGCCTGGTCGCGGTGGGCGATCCAGTGCCCGGTCCGAGCCGCGAGCACCGCGGCGAGCGCGACCACCGCGAGCACCCACACCACCGTGCAGGCGGCCCGCAGCCCCGGAACGTCCACCGGCAGCGCGACGCCCGCGCTCGCGACGATCGAGGTGCCCATCACGGCCGCGTACCAGTTGGGGCCGAGGTATCGCAGGGCGGGCAGCCGCTCGGCGGCCGGAAGGGGGGTCGAGGACCGCTGCGCCTGCCGGGTCTGCTGCGTCCGAGGTGCCTGCTGCGTCTGTCGCGTCTGCTGGGTCTGCGGAAAGGTGGCCATGCCACGATTTTCGCGGCGGGGGCCGGGCCCCACCAGGGAGTCCGTCTCTATGAGGTCATAAGGTGGCTTTATGGCCGGTGAAGCGCATGTCTCCCTCTCCCACCGCATCCCCGACCTCGGAGCGCTGGAACTCCTGCTCGCCGTGGCCCGGCACGGCAGCCTGGGGCGCGCGGCCCGTGACGTCGGTGTCACCCAGCCCGCCGCCAGCAGTCGGATCCGGTCCATGGAACGCCAGCTCGGCGTCGCCCTGCTGGACCGTTCACCGCGCGGCTCCCGGCTCACCGACGCGGGCGCGCTGGTCACCGACTGGGCGCGTCGGATCATCGAGGCTGCCGAGGCGTTCGACGCGGGCGCGCAGGCGCTGCGCGACCGGCGGGACTCCAGGCTGCGGGTCGCCGCCTCCATGACCATCGCCGAATACCTGCTGCCCGGCTGGCTGATAGCGCTGCGCGCCGAACGGCCGGACACGGCGGTCTCGCTGCTGGCCGGAAACTCGGCGGCGGTGGCGGGCCGGCTCCTGGTCGGCGAGGCCGACCTCGGATTCGTGGAGGGCCTCTCCGTGCCGGAAGGGCTCGACGGCACGGTCATCGCCCACGACCGCCTCGTCGTCGTGGTCGCCCCGTCCCATGCCTGGGCCCGCCGCCCGGCCCCCCTCACCCCGCAGGAACTGGCCGCGACCCCGCTGATCCTGCGCGAACACGGCTCCGGCACCCGCCAGGTCCTGGACGCGGCCCTCGCCGTGCACGGCGGTCTCGCCCAGCCGCTGCTCGAACTCTCCTCCACGACCGCGGTGAAGGGGGCGGCGGAGAGCGGCGCCGGGCCGTGCGTCCTGAGCGAACTGGCGCTCGGCGAGGAACTGTCCTCGCGCCGGCTGGTCAAGGTCCCGGTCGCCGGAGTACGCCTGCGGCGCCAGCTGCGCGCGGTCTGGCCCTCGGGCCACCGTCCGACGGGCCCGGCCCGCGACCTGCTGTCACTGACGGGACGGGACACCTGAGACCCCCGGGTCCTCACGTCCTGGCCCCCATGCCCGGCCCCTCGCGCCCCGGCGAAAACGCTGGTGAAAGCGCTGGCGGGCGCCCC
Coding sequences within it:
- a CDS encoding ABC transporter permease/substrate binding protein, encoding MFRLPLGDWVDSAVDWLQTHLAWLFDAISSIVSNMFDGIAAVLSAPAPLLFAGIVAVIAWWLRGLLAGVLAFVGFAVIDSVELWDEAMDTLTLVLVATIIALVLAVPLGIWASRSKTVSAVTRPVLDFMQTMPAMVYLIPGVIFFGVGVVPGIIATIIFSLPPGVRMTELGIRQVDGELVEAAEAFGTTKRNTLLRVQLPLALPTIMAGINQVIMLGLSMVVIAGMVGGGGLGGAVYRAIGNVDVGLGFEAGISIVIVAMYLDRMTGALGREVSPLARRALAKAQAMAGGFKIWNHRPQPVVAISGVVVLALVAGALGIFGSSGPDDAKNTAEGSDIGAGKKISMGYIPWDEGIASTFLWKEMLERRGFEVDVKQYEAGALYTGMANGQIDFETDSWLPVTHASYWKKYQDRLEDMGSWYGPTSLELAVPSYMKDVESLADLKGKGSQFKDRIVGIEPSAGEMGLLKDKILPGYGLDKEYKVVDGSTPSMLAELKRAYAKKEPIVVPLWSPHWAYNQFELTKLKDPKNLWGKGDGIHTLARKGFSADNPEVGSWLKNFKMTEGQLTSLEAQIQKSGAGKEQEAVRTWLKANPGVADKWTPVAKAAPAKGANGKDERDRPVEMAWFPWEEDIAATYLWKAVLEERGYKINLKQFEVGPMYTAMSRGQIDVQFDGWLPYTQKNYWEKYGTQLSDLGSWYGPTSIEVAVPSYVKDVKSLADLKGKGSQFKGRIVGIEPGTATMENLKTNVLPAYGLDKEYKVVDSSTPGMLAELKRAYAKKEPIAVLLWTPHWAYSEYGMTKLKDPEKAFGDGDRLHTIASKEFPKNYPQLTKWFKDFKLSEDQLAGLENQIQKHGAGHEEEAVKVWMGKNPGIADKMAPQ
- a CDS encoding helical backbone metal receptor, with the translated sequence MRVVSLVPSLTEAVAVTAPGLLVGATDWCTHPAGLAAARIGGTKNPDVPAVLALGPDLVVANEEENREPDLAALRAAGTEVLVTEIRTLDQAFEELDRVLVTACGLARPRWLDEAEAAWAALPPPRAPRRAIIPIWRRPWMVLGRDTFAGDLLARLGVENVYAGHAERYPRIPLDVLGAVGADLVVLPDEPYRFTADDGPEAFPALPAALVDGRYLTWYGPSLVRAPAVLRAALR
- a CDS encoding LysR family transcriptional regulator, coding for MAGEAHVSLSHRIPDLGALELLLAVARHGSLGRAARDVGVTQPAASSRIRSMERQLGVALLDRSPRGSRLTDAGALVTDWARRIIEAAEAFDAGAQALRDRRDSRLRVAASMTIAEYLLPGWLIALRAERPDTAVSLLAGNSAAVAGRLLVGEADLGFVEGLSVPEGLDGTVIAHDRLVVVVAPSHAWARRPAPLTPQELAATPLILREHGSGTRQVLDAALAVHGGLAQPLLELSSTTAVKGAAESGAGPCVLSELALGEELSSRRLVKVPVAGVRLRRQLRAVWPSGHRPTGPARDLLSLTGRDT
- a CDS encoding TDT family transporter — its product is MATFPQTQQTRQTQQAPRTQQTRQAQRSSTPLPAAERLPALRYLGPNWYAAVMGTSIVASAGVALPVDVPGLRAACTVVWVLAVVALAAVLAARTGHWIAHRDQARNHLLDPAVAPFYGCLSMALLAVGGSTMVVGQDLIGHRAALALDVVLYSAGTLIGLAAAVAIPYLMVVRHRIEPGNASPVWLLPVVAPMVSAALGPLLVPELPAGQWQEAMLLACYAMFGLSLLATLVMLPLIFARLVHQGPLPLALTPTLFLVLGPLGQSTTAVNQLADVARGAIGEPYASGLEVFAVLYGVPVMGFALLWLALAVAMVVRAARNGMTFGMTWWGFTFPIGTCVTGAAGLARHTGLTAYTWLAVALYVLLVTAWAVAGVRTLRGLFSGALLAAPQAPAPVKARTT
- a CDS encoding helix-turn-helix domain-containing protein, which produces MDEKEALRVGAAVRRRRRTLGLTLAAVADRSGLSVPFLSQIENERARPSARSLDRVAEALETTTARLRAAADSARAVDVVRAAEHDGVRRVVRGRHQLSALEFTGEIDLAREFQHRNDEVMYVVRGAAEVEAEGQAYRLEQGDTLFLSGGVRHRWRATVPGTRLLVVAVAEHIDATYDPRR